A portion of the Panthera tigris isolate Pti1 chromosome E1, P.tigris_Pti1_mat1.1, whole genome shotgun sequence genome contains these proteins:
- the KRT9 gene encoding keratin, type I cytoskeletal 9 yields MSCRQFSSSYRSQGSSRGGGGSMMSSFGRVSSSGAAGGGGRFSSSSSYGVGRSGACGRGGGGSFGSSYGGGSGGGFSAGSFGGGSRRFGGVSGGGFGGGSGGGFGGFGGFGGGSGGGFGFGGGSAGGFGGSGGFGGDFDGGAGGILGADEKTTMQNLNFRLASYLDKVQALEEDNNKLEGKIREWYNKQGPMVFQKDYSPYYDTIEDLKNQILDTTVGNHKTLLDLDNIRMTLDDFRMKYEMENTLRQGVEADINGLRKVLDDLTMQKSDLEMQYESLQEELIFLKKNHEDEMSQLTGQNSGDVNVEMNAAPGKDLTKILNDMREQYERISAKNRRDIEEQYETQMSQMEQEVTNSGREMESSNKEVTQLRHSIQEMEIELQSQLSKKSALEKSLEDTKNRYCGQLQQLQEQISNLEAQLTEIRGEIECQNQEYSVLLNIKTRLEQEIATYRSLLEGGQEDFESHESGQRRSGGGRGSGYHGGSGGSHGRGSWGGSGGSHGRGSGGSYGGRGSSGGGSGGSHGGGSGGSCEEGSGSGGGSGGSYGGGSGSGGGSGGSYGGGSGSGGGSGGSYGGGSGRSSQSQSSSSKSGECDDTQGYQIRY; encoded by the exons ATGAGTTGCAGACAATTCTCCTCCTCTTACCGGAGCCAAGGCAGCTCCAGGGGCGGCGGGGGCAGCATGATGTCCTCTTTCGGTCGCGTCAGCTCCTCAGGGGCCGCTGGAGGAGGGGGCCGATTCAGCTCTTCCAGTAGCTACGGAGTGGGGCGCTCCGGGGcctgtgggaggggaggtggtggcagTTTTGGCTCCAGCTACGGTGGAGGATCTGGGGGTGGTTTTAGTGCTGGTAGCTTCGGTGGAGGTTCCAGGCGCTTTGGTGGTGTGTCTGGAGGGGGCTTTGGGGGTGGATCTGGAGGAGGCTTTGGAGGCTTTGGGGGCTTTGGGGGTGGATCTGGAGGAGGCTTTGGTTTTGGTGGCGGTTCTGCAGGAGGCTTTGGGGGATCTGGGGGCTTTGGCGGTGACTTtgatggtggtgctggtggtaTTCTGGGCGCTGATGAGAAGACCACCATGCAGAACCTCAATTTCCGGCTGGCCTCCTACTTGGATAAGGTGCAGGCACTAGAGGAAGACAACAATAAACTGGAGGGTAAGATCCGGGAGTGGTATAACAAGCAGGGACCCATGGTCTTCCAAAAGGATTACTCCCCCTACTATGACACCATCGAAGACCTCAAGAACCAG ATTCTGGACACCACAGTGGGCAACCATAAGACTCTCCTGGATCTTGACAACATTCGCATGACATTGGATGACTTCAGGATGAA GTATGAGATGGAAAACACCCTGCGACAAGGAGTGGAGGCTGACATCAATGGCTTGCGGAAGGTGCTGGATGATCTGACCATGCAAAAGTCTGACCTGGAAATGCAGTATGAGTCTCTGCAGGAGGAACTGATTTTCCTCAAGAAGAATCATGAGGAT GAGATGAGTCAGCTGACTGGGCAGAACTCTGGGGATGTCAACGTGGAGATGAATGCTGCTCCTGGCAAAGATCTCACCAAGATCCTCAATGACATGCGCGAGCAGTATGAGAGGATCAGTGCTAAGAACCGTAGGGACATTGAAGAGCAATATGAGACTCAG ATGAGCCAGATGGAGCAGGAAGTGACGAACAGTGGCCGGGAGATGGAGTCCAGCAACAAGGAGGTGACCCAGCTCCGGCACAGCATCCAGGAGATGGAGATTGAGCTGCAGTCTCAGCTCAGCAAG AAATCGGCCCTGGAGAAGTCCTTGGAAGACACCAAGAACCGCTACTGTGGCCAGCTGCAGCAGTTGCAGGAGCAGATCAGTAACCTGGAGGCTCAGCTCACTGAGATCCGGGGAGAGATTGAGTGCCAGAATCAGGAATACAGCGTTCTGCTCAACATCAAGACACGGCTGGAGCAGGAAATTGCGACTTACCGCAGCCTCCTTGAGGGTGGCCAGGAGGACTT TGAATCTCATGAATCTGGACAAAGGCGCTCTGGAGGTGGCAGAGGAAGTGGATATCACGGTGGAAGTGGAGGCAGTCATGGAAGAGGATCCTGGGGAGGAAGTGGAGGTAGCCATGGAAGAGGAAGTGGAGGCAGCTATGGAGGAAGAGGTAGTtctggaggaggaagtggaggtaGCCACGGAGGAGGAAGTGGTGGCAGCTGTGAAGAAGGAAGTGGATCTGGAGGAGGAAGTGGCGGCAGCTACGGAGGAGGAAGTGGATCTGGAGGAGGAAGTGGCGGCAGCTACGGAGGAGGAAGTGGATCTGGAGGAGGAAGTGGTGGCAGCTatggaggaggaagtggaagaTCATCTCAGTCCCAGTCCTCTTCCTCAAAATCTGGTGAATGTGATGATACACAAG GCTATCAGATTCGATACTAG